A region of the Cucurbita pepo subsp. pepo cultivar mu-cu-16 chromosome LG14, ASM280686v2, whole genome shotgun sequence genome:
GGGACTTGCTTTGTTTATGTGTATTGCACTCTGGAGCGCGCTGCTGCCGGGTTGCATCTTGGTTTTGAGGGCGTTTGCGTCGCTTGAATCGCTTCGGCTCTCTACGTGACTGCAGAGTTGAGCATGCATAGACTGAATTAGATGAAGCCTTAACTTGAGGGCTTGATGGGTCACTTGGTTTTGCTGTTCTAAGATCAGGCAGTGGTAAAAGATTCCGACTTACCAGATCGTTCAAAATAGATTTTCGATTCGCTTCATGAACAgtaaaattcttataatttgaaaGCGGTCTACGAAACGAACTTACCATCTTATGTGTTCCTATAGATCTCCCAGGTAAAAAACGGCTGATATCAGTCGGATTTAGCATCGTGCCAGATAAGCCATCATAGGATAGAATGGAAGCTAAGGCCTGCATAGAGGCACCAAGAACAGGAGGAAGAGCTTCATTTGGATGCTTTACCTGAGACACAATAAAAGGTCTGTCATTACAATCATGCAGAACACGAGTAAAATGAAGCAACTCCTGAAGCCAAGAACACGAGCCTATAACCACTTACTTTGAATAAGATTGCTGAAGATAATCGATCTCTCAAGCAGTATAACTGGGCAATATCAAGCGCCTTCGACAAAAAATGCAGCCAACCGTCGACAACAACAGTTACCGAGTTATCAGGGGAGGACATAACCATCTCTTCTGgttgttgatttgatttattttcgaCGCCCACCCCAATTTCGTCGTTGCCATCATGGTCATTTTCAATACCACCTTTACCATTATCTTTCTCCTTAGCAGGGCCAACAGCAATCTCCTTAGCAACAATTAATAATGGGACAGGCCCAACAACAGTACATTTTCTTATGTCTGTACCACGATCCCCACAGGTTATCTTGTCAAAAACAATAAGAGGGTGCCGATCGGTTAGCTTAAGTGACGGTTCAAAGTTGAGGGACTGTCGATGCAAAAGAACTTTGCCCCTCGAACGAGTTACTACAACAGCCCGTCTTCCCATCATAAGGGGTGGACGTAATCTTCCCACCATTGGATATAAACCAGCCACAAGGATGGCGTGGAGTACGCCAGGGTCACGAGCATTTAAGCTACAAGTTGAACTATCCTTAGGCATAAAACCATTCTGAACTAGTTCCATTTTGAGTTGCTTCCGCATGCAAGATAGCTTCGACATAGTGCTCCGAGAAATGTAGTATTTAGAACAGAAGAGGGACTCTTGACCCCTTTCTTCTGCATTTTTCCAGCAATCAAATGCAGCTACAATAGCTAGTTGATCACTATGGCCACCATACAAAGAAGCAAGCTCTGCTTTAGCAGCATCAGCTTTCCTTCTAGCGCTTGGTAACATCGGATGAGTGAAAGGGTCCTTGCAGTCCGAAACACAAGCCAGAGTTAAAGCAGGATCGAGGCAGTTCATCAATATGGCGAAGATAAGCATCTTGCTCGTTACTGGATGAACAGGTAATGAACCTAGTTTCTCCCCAAGCTCAGTCAGTCTCTCATCTTGTGACAAAGCCCCAATATCCTGAAGGACCAAGATTGCATTACCGATAGTATCTAAAACTGGAGGGTCCAAAGTCTTCCGCAAAAATCTCTCTATCCCACGATTGGGAGCAAGCAATTTCGCCTGCGAAATAAATCGActattaaaacaattaaacaaGGAAATCCAACAGTTAGGAATACCTTTTCAATACTAAATGCATCAGAATAACACACCAATAAATAGTTCAACATACATAAGTTAAAATGGCACCTGAAAACAGAGTTCCTCTAATGGCATTCTCTTGATTTCAGGAACTTGAAAATCTGGAAGAGACGACGCACGGGACTTTGAATAAAGGTGATAGCATATCCCAGGCTGACAGCGACCAGCACGACCCTCACGCTGCTTGGCACAAGCCTTTGATATCAAAGATAATTGAAAAGTAGAAACATTATTGTAAGGATCAtaacttttttcttcattccatCCACTGTCTATAACATAAACTACATCATCAATGGTAATGGCCGTTTCTGCAATATTACTAGACAGAATAATTTTGCGGCAACCAGGAGGAGGTTGGCTGAAAACCTTCTTTTGCATTTTATAAGGAAGCGTTGAATGAAGAGGTATTATCAAAAATTTTGATGCATCTTTGAAAAGAGGATTGTCTGATAATCTATCTAGAGTTTTGCAGATTTCATTCCACCCAGGAAGACAAACAAGAATAGCTCCTTCTTTCGAATCACGGCATATTTTTTCTAACAGCTGCTCTAAAAGAGTAATATCAACAGAATTAGAATTTTTCTCGAGATATGTATCAATCAACCGTTGTTCTTCCTCGGAGTTGGATATGGAACTTTCCAAATGTTCTCTGATTGCTTTAGCAGTTTCTTTCTGATCTCCTTGTTCAGCCAATTCCAACGCCGTTGTGCCATCCTTGGCACGTAATTCACATATGGTCCCAAAAGATAGCAGCATGCAAACATCAGAAACTCTACCTTTTCCAGCAAGAACCATTAAAGGTGTTAGTCCAGTCACAGAATGctgataattgaaaatttgagaggATCCAGGTTTAGCAACCAATTCTAGAAGGGGATCAAATTCGTCATTCAACCAAGCCGTGTGAATTGCTTCGTCCAAAGCAAGCTTGTCTTCTTCAGTTAGCTCACGTCCATCAAGGTGGTTCTCTTTCTGAGATTTTACAATAGAAAGTACATCCTCCAGATAGAAATTTTTTACCTGAATATTTAAGAGTTAAAATATGGCCCTAAGATACATACCAATTCAAAACTACAAGATTAAAGTGGAAGGTTTACAGGAAAGGTGATTCCAGGAACATCGATGATTGGACAGACACCAAAGTATCTTGAAAACCGTTTAGCACTGATTGTAGCGCTCATTAGTATCTGTCAAGATATAAAACAAAAGCATGCATCTCAGTCACAATCAAATGACGAGACACCATAAATCTTCAATTGTCTTGTTTTCTACAATTACAATAAAGTatgaataatttgaataacaGTGTAAACAgttgaagaacacaaaaatatCTCACGTAaaagccaaaaagaaaagaactaaCCAGCCGTAAGTGAGGATATGATGGAAGCAAGCTTCTGCAAACAAGTAacaaaagtgaagaaaaagacccagaatttatattaaataaggAAGCTCAAAATCGAGTATGAAGGTGAAAGAAACATGAACTTTGAAATGATATGGTTGTACCATAACGATCAAACTATAAGGCTTGATCAGTGGGGTCCCCCAGGGAAGTACccaattttagtttctaaacaTAAAACGAGCAACGTTTACAAATGGAACCCACGCGTTTTCTTGATCCTATTTactatagtaataataaaaagctTCCTTTCACCAATTCCCATATCTAATTAGTAGAGATCGAGATGGGTTCCATCCTCCAAGATGGCGGTATGTGCAAGTTGCCCCATGTTGCTGCATTCTGTTAGGCTAGGAACCATTGGAACAAATGTAGTTGAAAGAGACAATATACAACTAACATGTCCTATTGTGATAAGATGTGAGGTGCAGGTGGTGGTGATGACCTAGAGTATGCGTGGGAGCTCTTAAAAAGCACTTCAGGACCCGCACTTCATCTAACTACAGGTGTGGATAATGAGGCCACCTACACAACCTTCTTTTTTGTCCAGTTGTTGTGGTAAGATAGCGCAGCTACTAAATCTAAAGAAATACTAAATCTCAATGGAGATCATCCCAGTCTTGAGATACATAAGACTCCTAGGAGCAAATTTAGCTAAGCTTGCTCAAGAAAGATCACACACATCTCTTCGAATGGTTATTTGTACAGGGTCTttgttacaattggtatcgTACATGGTTGAAGCTTTTAACCAACCCCggtcttcaattttttatattggtGGAATTCCACCTTTCAACAACCCTCAACAAATAAGTTGGTCTTCCTTGAAGCCCTGCCCACGCTTCTCGAATTTGAGATATCCCTCATATTTCGGGTTCTTGATTTCCTAGACCCGTAATAGAAGGCTAGGAATAAGAAGAGAGTTAGTAGTCTTTGTTGGTGCAGGTCCTTCTCCATTGACGGAGATGACTTTTTTTGTTACTGTGGTACGAATCAAGCTCCAACCTTGAAAAGATAGCCTGAGGATCGACCTTGCTACAACCAAGTTCACTGCTGCCAAGCAAGGGATGGCAATAACTAAAACCTCATGTTGTGGTGTTTAATGTAGTAGAAACAAACAAGATCCCCCTTTTTTACTTGTTGCCAAAGATGAACTCATAGTGATACCCACACTGGCTTGCCATTTGTCTCAACCAAGGCTAAAAGAAATGTCTGTACTTCCTAGCTAATTATAGAAGTAGCAAATTTTGTGGATGACAGACCAATATTACTTATCCGATAGTATGGATAATTTGGtaggagaaaaataaaacaaaataccatccaaatattgaaaatattattcacttttaTTCAATTCCTCTtggcttcattttttttttttttttttttttttttttttttttttttttttNCTTTCCATTCCTTACGgaaaaaatttttaattcagaaTAACTGACCAGTTTTAGTTTCTATGTGGAAACAGAGATAAGTAATAAATAAGTCATGCATATGAGAGACTCAACGCAAGTATACctcaaaattgttaaaatgaAGTCAGTGCAGCAGTCCCTTTCATGAACTTCATCCTACAAACGTAGAAATAAGATTAATATAAGGCCAAAAAGACATGTATTCACAATGCAAAGATGGAGAAACGTGTAATATTGCAACATTAACTAATATAGAGACAATACTTtagttgatttttatttatttttatttttttgcaaCGCTGAGGAATAAAAGAGTCTCTTTAGGATAGAAAATCGAAACATGTTGAAAAGAGGCATGGAGAATAGTTAGATCTAATGTCTCCCTTTTAAGCTTTTACTACTGAACTTTTTAGAGTGTATTTTGTTCTATTTGTAACCAAAAATTGGGCCACGTTCATGTGATTTTTTAGCACTTTCGTGTAAATTGTTGTATATATCTTTTGATGGCCCCTTGAAATGGACTGGGTCTGTTCTCAAATGGCTTAGGAAtctcaggaaaaaaaaaaaaaagtttgtaaGGAAAGTTTTCAAGGTTGATTTCGttagggaaaaaaaacgaACCAAAGCTTTCAAGACAGCTGAAACAaagaaggttttttttttttttttttttttttttttttttttttttttttttttttttttttNNNNNNNNNNNNNNNNNNNNNNNNNNNNNNNNNNNNNNNNNNNNNNNNNNNNNNNNNNNNNNNNNNNNNNNNNNNNNNNNNNNNTTTACTACTGAACTTTTTAGAGTGTATTTTGTTCTATTTGTAACCAAAAATTGGGCCACGTTCATGTGATTTTTTAGCACTTTCGTGTAAATTGTTGTATATATCTTTTGATGGCCCCTTGAAATGGACTGGGTCTGTTCTCAAATGGCTTAGGAAtctcaggaaaaaaaaaaaaaagtttgtaaGGAAAGTTTTCAAGGTTGATTTcgttagggaaaaaaaaaacaaaccaaagtTTTCAAGACAGCTGAAACAaagaaggtttttttttttttggcaactTTCTAAAGCGTACGAAAGCGAGAAATAGAATATATACCACAATAATATGAGTTAAGTTAGATAGAACTTTTTTCCTCCTCTTTTCTGAAGCTTCCAACCCTTCTGGAATCAGCACCCTTAAAAGACTACGTGTTGTGCAGAGTATGACTGACGAGTGCCTGCCACCATGACTATCCAGCCATGTCTTCCATTACAAAAGAAGGGGGGAAAACATCAGCTAATATAATGTTTATGAAAGCAAAATTAACTAGAGGTTATATACATCTCCATAAGAAATAATTTCCATTGTACAGATTCTCGAAATAAGctataaaataagaaacttTCACAATTCCAATCCAGCTGAACTCCAAACGACAGGTACATACATGCAGATCATACAAGCACCAAGAACAAAGTGATTAAATTGATAAAGtccaattctattttcatCATAAACATCAGCTACTTCAAGATAATGACCAAAACAGATCCCCACTCCAAAGGATAATAAAGATCTATACAAGAAAGATAATTAGATATCATTTAGCATAAACTACCGGCAGAAGAATACCTTATATCCAATATCACTTCCAACATTTTCTCCTCTTTCATAGGAGATTCGCTCAGCAACTAAAACAAGGCaacaaattcaaagaaaatggaagtaaAATGACTAATAATAGTAAACTAAGTAaacatcataattttaaaaagaaaaggataggcCGGAAAGGTAATAAATAGAACAAACCTGACATAGTGGATATTTGTCGAGGATGGGTACAGACTATCTTACATGCTTCTCCCTTACCCCACATATAATCCAAAAGAAACTGAGGGACCTATAACATATTTtaccaaaataattatatagaATGCaacgatttttttaaatttatttaactttcatatatatatgtaagtacatgtaaagaaaattaaaggtaaaaaaaaaaaagatctctTAAGGAAGTAGTATAAATCAGAACATGAAAAATCATCAAGCTGGTGGTCATTCCATGAAAGAAAAACGACCTTGTGATGATTGTCATAATTTTCCTCTCACTATCCACATTCAAAATGCAAAGCAAAATCAGCAGGGTATATATGTGCCAGCTGCTAATTTGTGGAGGACCAAGTAATACTATAGAACACATGGATACCCAGATATGGTAACCCTAGCCAGGTGAATCTAAGAACCTTCATAAACGATTTGGATATGCAAAGCCCTAGTTCGCAAATGCTAAAACCCCAAATCAAGTTGTGAATATTCTTATTCGAACAAATTCATTGCATCCAAAACAAAGCATTAGGCAAGCAAGAAATGATGAATTCAGAggggaaataaataattagaaaaattaggaatcattaaagagagaagaacaacCTGTGTTGTCTTTCCACACCCAGTCTCACCAGTTATGATAACGACCTGCTTAAAGCCAATGATTAAACAGCTATTGGGATAGAAATTGATGCATCAATTAAGACGAGGGAGTCAGAGACATCAACACTAGCTCTGAAAAACTATGTAAAACGTGCATAAAAATATTAGGTCTTTTAGGTGGTCGAAAGATGGTATGTAAATTTGAATACCAGGCAGAAGAAACGTAAGCAACCTGGTGAGATTTAACTTTTGAAGTAATGACATCTTGAAAGGATGCAATTGGAAGCTTAGATCTCTCTTCTGAGAtctacaaaacaaaatataccaATAGTTCACTTTCAGTTACTTTGGTGATAAGATGATAAGCTTATAAACTTCAGGCGTATTTCCTATTCGATACAAACTAAGAGAAAGAGATATGAAGGTACAGCATAAAACCAGAAACTTCATCGCTTTTGTTCATGTACTCAAAGAAACCTTTTTCAGATTAGCGACACTCTTCACTCTATTAGTATACGATTCCCATTTCTTCATTATCTCTTCCTTGCTCATAGACGGCCTAAACAAAATGTCATCTTTCTTTCGCCTTTGTTTATCCGCCTTTTTTTTGTGCTCCCCAGTCGTTGCCTCGCCCGATTCTCCATCAACAGGAGGATACGTACTAAATAAATCGTCGAAAAcatttttggacttttcagAAAATTTCATGGTGTCCATTTGCGGTTTGGATTTATATACAGAAACACGTAGTTGGTCTCCATGCCTACAAAAAGTGTTGAGCAAATGAGAAACTGAAAGCAAAACATTCCAGGGGCCAAATAAATGACTAGATGCCCCTCAAACATGGgaaaattttcctttcaaaaacATGAAGGTACCTATATGGCTATATATGACTAGATGCCTTCTTAACTCAGGGGAGACATTGCTAATTGAAACTTACCCAGAACTCTTTGATATCAAATGCATTTCCTGGCAGATTCGATGAACAAGAGAATATCCACGCTTCAAATCCTCAGCGTTGAAAGTGAAAACTGCATGAAACATCCAAATACTTGCTAATTAAACAACAGGTAATGACAGACTCATTGaacaactttttttattttcactgtGATTTCAGTAGAAGGGTTTGAGAGCATTTTggtagtttttttaatttgagttgGTGCAGACAAAGCCAGTGTACATTAATATGTCGAAGAAGCAATCACCGGGCAGCCAAATTTCACAAAACCCATTAAAACCCAGAAAGtatttctcaatttcattGGAATGTGACAGAAAAACAACTGAANAGAAACtatttctcaatttcattGGAATGTGACAGAAAAACAACTGAAataatccattttcttttccaatttaCCTTCGTCGTTCGACGATGAAAACCGTCGGAGTGCCTTTTTAATTGCACTGCCGACATTTTCAACTGCTGTGAACTTCGGCTTTTGTCCTCCATTCTttggcttcttcttcaccattACTTCTCAACCTGTAGCTTCAGTAGCTTTTTTCCttcaagaaaactaaaaaagaagaagagacgGCAGTGCTCTAAAGCCCTAACGTATTTGGCGCCAGCTTTTGCTTCGGCTGTCATCAACGCACaacttcttctttcctcttgATCTCTCTGCATCTGAAATGGGCCATTGCTGAACTGATGCGCCGTACCGGGCTGCAGGCCCAAACGTTTCGGGACTCCTCACATCTCGGAAGTGAACAATAAAATGGTGTAAATGTTCATTTTCGtctttaaatctttttaaattttaatgggttgaaattttcttaattaaatttttgtttcattggtatatttaattcttttaatacgTCACCTAAAATATCGAATGGTCGACTTTAAGTGAAAATATTGGTGTCTCGACCGCTGTTTCTCGGTCTTCTCTCATTCAAATGTGGCGTCGATTCATTCACGTACTCTTCTACTTGTGTGAGATCCgtattggtttgagaggggaacgaaacgtttcttacaagagtgtggaaactttttcTCTAGTATgcattttttaactttgagaggaagcccacgaggaaaaatctaaagaggacaatatttgctatcggtgggcttgggcttgggcttgggctgttacaatggTATAGAGACAGACATCAgccggtgtgccagcgagaacgctgagTCCCAAAAGGGGGTTgattgtgaggtctcacatcgattggagaggagaatagACGGTAGATGCTGAGCTCCGAAGGGAgaagaattgtgagatcccatattgattaaagagaggaacaagtgtcagTAAAGACGTTGGGCTTTGAAGGGGggagaattgtgagatcccacatcgattggagaggggaacgagtgatATCGAGGACGTTGGGGctcgaaggaggtggattgtgaggtcccacatcagttggagagggggaataacatttcttataatggtgtggaaacttcttcctaacGCGGGGAAGTCCATAAGGGTCGAGGACGTTGGGGctcgaaggaggtggattgtgaggtcccacatcggttggagagggaaatgacatttcttataatggtgtggaaacctcttcctaacgcGGGGAAGGCCATAAGGGTCGAGGACGTTGGGGctcgaaggaggtggattgtgaggtcccacatcggttgaagagggaaacgacatttcttataatggtgtggaaacctcttcctaatgcGGGGAAGTCCataagaaaaagttaaaagagaaCAATACGTGCTAGCGGTCGGACGGTTACACCTCTCATCTTACTAACCAACACAAACACTGGCAATCCCTTTCATTGGCTAAGGTAGTGTTCTCCAAAATATACAACAAACGCCTCTCTCTCGCTCGTACACACATTACTAAACAACATTCTTAAGCAACACTGAAAGAACTAGTTGCACCTTCCACAAACTTCCTTGCTCCTTTAAACCACCTCTTGTCTCCCGCTTGTGCCTTGCAGATGTAAAGCTTTCCATCCTTCACAGTTGCTGTGATCAGCTGGTGCTTCCCACCCTCATCTCCATCTGCAGTTCTTGTCAACACAGACAAGTAGTAGTATGGTTGTCCTCCAACTTCCGACACCGAGCTCTCCAATACGTTCGCTGTTGCCACTGCGTCCGGGTCGAACCCACCCTAATCAATATCAAGATTTTAATGAGTTCGGGTCGTTTCGGTCCAGAATAATCACAATGAAACATGTAAAGATAGTTTCGTTTTTAGTTTTCACGAGACAGAACAGAAGGGGTTGAGGATTGTGTCGgaaaaacagaacagaacatgTTCCTGTTTATGTTTGTATTGGTTGTAATGTGAATGCATCATTTTTCAACTCTATAATGGGAAAATTACCTCAGAAGCAGTCTTTCCAAAGTAGGCTTGTTTTCCCAGCAAATAGTCAACCTGCAAAGCCCAAATTGAAGCATGTGAATTGACTCTTCTGTTCTAGTTTCAACCAAATCTGACATGAATAACATTAACATATTTCAACAGCCAACAACGTTTTCAAACGCAAAATtgattatgaaatattaaaatgatgtCTTCAAGTGATTTCCAAAGTAACAAACAGATTTCAACCATTTCGAGAGTGAcatcgttagtagatattgtccgttttggtctgttacgtatcgccgtccgcttcacgattttaaaacggggtttccacacccttataagaaatgttttgtccccttctccaaccgaggtgagaTCTCGCAATCTACCCTCCTAGGGCCCAgagtcctcactggcacaccacccgatgtttagctctgatgccatttgtaatagcccaagcccacctctagcaggtattgtccactttggcccgtagACGTGCTTTAAAATCGCGATGTTgtcaaataagacaatatctgctagcgatgggtctaggcggttacaaatggtattagagccaattATAGGACGGTACGAGGAACTGGTCGGAGTACGGCTAGACCCTCTCtatagcagatgcgttttaagaCGGTGAAGTTGCAGTCATATGTAATGGGGTTGGAGATCGTTACCTGGGCAAGGAATTCTTCTGGGGAGCCATAGTCTTTGATGGATTTCTTGTCGGTTGGGTTGATAATTACACTAAGATTGCTGTTGGCATCAAAGTTGTCTTCGTATCTAAGAACTTGGCCTGGGAATTCCCTTTCTTTGCTTGGATTCCACTTGGAAGGTATTGAAAGCTTGAATCCATCT
Encoded here:
- the LOC111810930 gene encoding DExH-box ATP-dependent RNA helicase DExH6-like isoform X2: MKFLISEERSKLPIASFQDVITSKVKSHQVVIITGETGCGKTTQVPQFLLDYMWGKGEACKIVCTHPRQISTMSVAERISYERGENVGSDIGYKTWLDSHGGRHSSVILCTTRSLLRVLIPEGLEASEKRRKKVLSNLTHIIVDEVHERDCCTDFILTILRSLLPSYPHLRLILMSATISAKRFSRYFGVCPIIDVPGITFPVKNFYLEDVLSIVKSQKENHLDGRELTEEDKLALDEAIHTAWLNDEFDPLLELVAKPGSSQIFNYQHSVTGLTPLMVLAGKGRVSDVCMLLSFGTICELRAKDGTTALELAEQGDQKETAKAIREHLESSISNSEEEQRLIDTYLEKNSNSVDITLLEQLLEKICRDSKEGAILVCLPGWNEICKTLDRLSDNPLFKDASKFLIIPLHSTLPYKMQKKVFSQPPPGCRKIILSSNIAETAITIDDVVYVIDSGWNEEKSYDPYNNVSTFQLSLISKACAKQREGRAGRCQPGICYHLYSKSRASSLPDFQVPEIKRMPLEELCFQAKLLAPNRGIERFLRKTLDPPVLDTIGNAILVLQDIGALSQDERLTELGEKLGSLPVHPVTSKMLIFAILMNCLDPALTLACVSDCKDPFTHPMLPSARRKADAAKAELASLYGGHSDQLAIVAAFDCWKNAEERGQESLFCSKYYISRSTMSKLSCMRKQLKMELVQNGFMPKDSSTCSLNARDPGVLHAILVAGLYPMVGRLRPPLMMGRRAVVVTRSRGKVLLHRQSLNFEPSLKLTDRHPLIVFDKITCGDRGTDIRKCTVVGPVPLLIVAKEIAVGPAKEKDNGKGGIENDHDGNDEIGVGVENKSNQQPEEMVMSSPDNSVTVVVDGWLHFLSKALDIAQLYCLRDRLSSAILFKVKHPNEALPPVLGASMQALASILSYDGLSGTMLNPTDISRFLPGRSIGTHKMSRREPKRFKRRKRPQNQDATRQQRAPECNTHKQSKSPKEQKAAKQQNPPSGGLSLNGHGSSVYGPYGTRGTSLKRPRGN
- the LOC111810930 gene encoding DExH-box ATP-dependent RNA helicase DExH6-like isoform X1, translating into MVKKKPKNGGQKPKFTAVENVGSAIKKALRRFSSSNDEVFTFNAEDLKRGYSLVHRICQEMHLISKSSGHGDQLRVSVYKSKPQMDTMKFSEKSKNVFDDLFSTYPPVDGESGEATTGEHKKKADKQRRKKDDILFRPSMSKEEIMKKWESYTNRVKSVANLKKISEERSKLPIASFQDVITSKVKSHQVVIITGETGCGKTTQVPQFLLDYMWGKGEACKIVCTHPRQISTMSVAERISYERGENVGSDIGYKTWLDSHGGRHSSVILCTTRSLLRVLIPEGLEASEKRRKKVLSNLTHIIVDEVHERDCCTDFILTILRSLLPSYPHLRLILMSATISAKRFSRYFGVCPIIDVPGITFPVKNFYLEDVLSIVKSQKENHLDGRELTEEDKLALDEAIHTAWLNDEFDPLLELVAKPGSSQIFNYQHSVTGLTPLMVLAGKGRVSDVCMLLSFGTICELRAKDGTTALELAEQGDQKETAKAIREHLESSISNSEEEQRLIDTYLEKNSNSVDITLLEQLLEKICRDSKEGAILVCLPGWNEICKTLDRLSDNPLFKDASKFLIIPLHSTLPYKMQKKVFSQPPPGCRKIILSSNIAETAITIDDVVYVIDSGWNEEKSYDPYNNVSTFQLSLISKACAKQREGRAGRCQPGICYHLYSKSRASSLPDFQVPEIKRMPLEELCFQAKLLAPNRGIERFLRKTLDPPVLDTIGNAILVLQDIGALSQDERLTELGEKLGSLPVHPVTSKMLIFAILMNCLDPALTLACVSDCKDPFTHPMLPSARRKADAAKAELASLYGGHSDQLAIVAAFDCWKNAEERGQESLFCSKYYISRSTMSKLSCMRKQLKMELVQNGFMPKDSSTCSLNARDPGVLHAILVAGLYPMVGRLRPPLMMGRRAVVVTRSRGKVLLHRQSLNFEPSLKLTDRHPLIVFDKITCGDRGTDIRKCTVVGPVPLLIVAKEIAVGPAKEKDNGKGGIENDHDGNDEIGVGVENKSNQQPEEMVMSSPDNSVTVVVDGWLHFLSKALDIAQLYCLRDRLSSAILFKVKHPNEALPPVLGASMQALASILSYDGLSGTMLNPTDISRFLPGRSIGTHKMSRREPKRFKRRKRPQNQDATRQQRAPECNTHKQSKSPKEQKAAKQQNPPSGGLSLNGHGSSVYGPYGTRGTSLKRPRGN
- the LOC111810930 gene encoding DExH-box ATP-dependent RNA helicase DExH6-like isoform X3; the encoded protein is MWGKGEACKIVCTHPRQISTMSVAERISYERGENVGSDIGYKTWLDSHGGRHSSVILCTTRSLLRVLIPEGLEASEKRRKKVLSNLTHIIVDEVHERDCCTDFILTILRSLLPSYPHLRLILMSATISAKRFSRYFGVCPIIDVPGITFPVKNFYLEDVLSIVKSQKENHLDGRELTEEDKLALDEAIHTAWLNDEFDPLLELVAKPGSSQIFNYQHSVTGLTPLMVLAGKGRVSDVCMLLSFGTICELRAKDGTTALELAEQGDQKETAKAIREHLESSISNSEEEQRLIDTYLEKNSNSVDITLLEQLLEKICRDSKEGAILVCLPGWNEICKTLDRLSDNPLFKDASKFLIIPLHSTLPYKMQKKVFSQPPPGCRKIILSSNIAETAITIDDVVYVIDSGWNEEKSYDPYNNVSTFQLSLISKACAKQREGRAGRCQPGICYHLYSKSRASSLPDFQVPEIKRMPLEELCFQAKLLAPNRGIERFLRKTLDPPVLDTIGNAILVLQDIGALSQDERLTELGEKLGSLPVHPVTSKMLIFAILMNCLDPALTLACVSDCKDPFTHPMLPSARRKADAAKAELASLYGGHSDQLAIVAAFDCWKNAEERGQESLFCSKYYISRSTMSKLSCMRKQLKMELVQNGFMPKDSSTCSLNARDPGVLHAILVAGLYPMVGRLRPPLMMGRRAVVVTRSRGKVLLHRQSLNFEPSLKLTDRHPLIVFDKITCGDRGTDIRKCTVVGPVPLLIVAKEIAVGPAKEKDNGKGGIENDHDGNDEIGVGVENKSNQQPEEMVMSSPDNSVTVVVDGWLHFLSKALDIAQLYCLRDRLSSAILFKVKHPNEALPPVLGASMQALASILSYDGLSGTMLNPTDISRFLPGRSIGTHKMSRREPKRFKRRKRPQNQDATRQQRAPECNTHKQSKSPKEQKAAKQQNPPSGGLSLNGHGSSVYGPYGTRGTSLKRPRGN
- the LOC111810937 gene encoding oxygen-evolving enhancer protein 2, chloroplastic-like encodes the protein MASTSCFLHHHALTAASARSSSSPRQVAPLKPAQLLVCRAQKQQPVLEEDGGVVSRRLALTVLIGAAALGSKVFPADAAYGEAANVFGKPKSNTDYLPYNGDGFKLSIPSKWNPSKEREFPGQVLRYEDNFDANSNLSVIINPTDKKSIKDYGSPEEFLAQVDYLLGKQAYFGKTASEGGFDPDAVATANVLESSVSEVGGQPYYYLSVLTRTADGDEGGKHQLITATVKDGKLYICKAQAGDKRWFKGARKFVEGATSSFSVA